DNA sequence from the Ruminococcus albus 7 = DSM 20455 genome:
GATATATCCACTGCTCAACCAGAACCAGCTGGCAGAAAAAATGTCCGAGGCAGGCAGTGATGCTTTCCTTATGCTGATACAGCTCGAACATATAGAATCAGGGCGCGATGAAAGATCATTCATAAGGAGCGCACTGGAAAAGATAGGTATGACATCACCCGAGGGTACTGTGCTTGCCTATCATTCAGGACTGAAATTCTGGGTATTTGTCAAAAGCGGCATAACCGCCCCGCAGGAATTCGCTGAGGATCTACAGAAAGTAGTAAAGAATACTGCGGTAACTGACGAATTCGGAGTTGTCATAAGCAAGGGACATTCCATGACCTTTACCGGAGGCTATGTTACATTCAGCAGCAGAAAAACAGCTGCTGTAAAGGAATTCCACTATGCCTCATTTGCACTGTACGAAGCTGTCAGCGAAGGTACCGGCACCATAAGCAGCTTTTCAAGTGCTGTATACGAACTGCAGAAAAATGATTACCGCAGGGTGCAGTATTTCTTCCGTGTACTGGATGAAAATTCTTTCATGTACCACTTTCAGCCCATTGTAAGTGCAAAGGACGGCAGCATCATCGCATACGAAGCACTTATGCGTACCGACAGGAAATTCGGGCTCAGCCCTTTGCAGATAATCGACATGGCAGCGAAGTATGACAGACTGTACGATATAGAGCACGCAACTATGTTCAATGTGCTTTATCAGCTGAGCAGAAACCAGAACTTCTTTAAGAAAAGGAAGCTTTTTATAAACGCCATCCCCTCCAGCTATCTGACGGATGAGGACTGGTCTGCGCTTATGACGGTATACGGTGAACTTATGGAAAAGGTAGTCATCGAGCTTACAGAGCAGACAGATACATCTGATGATAAGCTTGAATACCTTATGAACAGGCTCAAACAGCATAAAGTGGAAATGGCTATAGATGACTACGGCACAGGGTATTCAAATACCTCGCGGCTGATACGCTATGCTCCGCAGTATATAAAGCTTGATCATTCGCTGATCTCGGGGATCGATACCAACCCGAAGCTGAAGAACATAGTTTCCCAGCTGATAGATATGATGCATTCAAACGGCTTTCTCGTACTGGCGGAGGGCGTTGAAACTTCTGCTGAAATGCGCACGCTTTCGGCTATACACGCTGACCTTTTTCAGGGCTTTTACATATCACGTCCCAAACCATTCTTCATAAATGAGATAAGTGAACGGATACGCAGCGAGATAATCAGGTATCACCTTGAAGTTCAGGGCAGCGCAGACAAGATATACCATGCGGCTCAGGATGAACCTGAGGTCATCAGGCTCGCTGATCTGATAAGAGATAAGTATACGGGCATATACATAAGCGGCAGAGATGTTGAGATCATCGGTGCAGCGGATATGCCTGCGGCTGTAATGCCATTAATGATAAAAGAGGGTGCAGTTTGCAGCGTGCACCTTCGTGATGTTTCAATTGAAGCTGCCGGCGGACGTGCCGCAGTAACTCTCGGCAGCGGCAGCAAAGTTACGCTTAAAGTAAGCGGTACAAACAGGCTGACCAAGGGCGGTATACTTGTGCCCGAAAAAGCCGAGCTGACACTGGAGGGTACCGGCAGACTGACTATCATACCCGAAAGCATCAGCTGCTTCGGCATAGGAAATGAATATGACCTTACCTACGGCAAGATAACTTCCCTGCTATCGGACGAGCTGACCATAACCGCCTGCGGTGACAACTGCGTGGGTATAGGCGGCGGAAAATGCAGCAGTCCCGATGGTATATCCATAAAGGCAGGTGCCGTTGAGATAAGCTGTTCGGGTGCTAACAGTATAGGCATAGGAAGTTCACTTGAAAGCAGCAACATAACCATACGGGAATGTTTCATATCAATCGGGGCAGCTACTGCAAATTTCACAGGTGTAGGTGCTTTGCAGGGCGATACCTCTGTTATGATAAAGAACGTTAAGCTTGTGATAGCTGCAAGCGGAAATTCAATGTGCGCTGTAGGCTCTAAGGACGGCGGCAAGGCTCATATCGACATAAGTGACTGCGAACTGTTCTCAAATATCAAGGGCAGAGAGATAGTAAATATAGGTTCGCATAAAAGCGAATGCGATTGCAGTATACAAAGGTCTTCCATAAACCTGAACTGCGAGGGCAGCCGTGTATCGGGCATAGGTGACAGCGAGGGTTCGGGTTCTGTAACCATAAGAAAGGCGGAGATAAATATAGGATTTCTTTCTGCTGACAGCTTTGATATCGGATGCAGGGACGGGATCCTTGATATAGAGGATTGTACGAGGAATGTAAATATCAATAAGTAAAAGGAAAATAAGTGTAGGAATGCGAAGGCAGTCTGTGGAATAAAGTAGTGTATAACGGACTGCGAATTATTGGGAACGGAGTGTATATATTAATGGATGGGGCTACAGGAGGAAGACGCAGGCTCAGGGTGGGTCTGCTCATCAGCAATCCCGAAGACGATTTTGACAGTGCGGTATGCGAGGGTGCCATGATCGCTGCAAAGCAGTATGACGTTGATCTTTTCATACTTCCCGGGCGATATATAGATGCACAGTATGCCGACAGGATCAGAACTGCATACGAGTACCAGTACAACACGGTATTCGAGCTGGCTAACGAGGAAAGGTTCGATGCGCTGCTGGTACTTATAGGCACCATTGGAAGTCACCTGGACAAAAAGCGCAGGGATGAATTCCTGAGAGGGTTCAAGGGTATACCCATAATCACACTGACCTCTCAGATCGAGGGTTATCCGTGTATCACGGTAGATAACCGCACAGGGCTGAAACAGGTGATAAAGCATCTGATAGAATGCCACAGCTGTTTCAGGATAGGCTTTGTCAGCGGGCCCATGACCAGCGATGATGCTGTGGAAAGGTTCGAGGTATACAAGAGCGTACTGGCTGAATACAACATTGAGTACGACGAAAACAGAGTTGCATACGGAAACTTTTCCAAGTACGTGACCGATGAGGTAGGGGAACTCCTTGACAGATGCCCCGACCTTGAAGCCATAGTATTCTCAAACGATCACATGGCAATAGGCGGCTACGAAGCTATGGAGAAAAGGGGCATAAGACCCGGCAGGGATATACTTGTAACGGGCTTTGACGATGACCCTGCGGCTACAGATCTTTCACCGCACCTGACTACCGTGGCGATGGATTCGACCGAGCTTGGTTTCAATGCGCTGATAGAAGCTGTAAACTATATAAACGACGGTACTATCCAGCAGGAGATACTTTCATCCAAGATGATAATAAGAAATTCCTGCGGCTGTACCGATGCTATTTCTGCCGAGCTGAACGGACTTCAGAACGATGCGAAGAAGATCTCAGCCCATGCAGAAGATATATGCAAGACGGTATTCAACAGGTACAGGCTCAGCGACAAATCAAAGGCGTACCGCGAAGAATTCGCTCTGATAGTAAGGGATCTCTGTTTGTGCGGCGAAAAGATAAAGACAGACAGTGACTATGACCCTTACGAAATATTCGACAGGCTGGAGGCTATGATAACCGATGAGTTCTTTGAATTCACCGATCTGGAAACGCTTTACTCGGTAGTGGAGTATCTGCACGTTTCACTTGCCTGCGACCTCAGCACCAAAAACGAACAGCTGAGACTCAACAGTATCATAGTCAGGATATACAAGCTTATATCCGAAAGGGATGTAAGGGTCAGCGAAGCTAAGATCAGGGACAATATCTATATGACCTGGCTGACCAATTCAATAACCCGTGATATGCTGGTATTTGATGCTTATGACGATGAAGCGTACCGCTCGGTGGTGGATAAGCTGAGAAAGCTCCATGTGACTTCAAGCTATCTATATGTATACGATAAGATAGTTGAGCACCGCAAGGATCAGAACTGGAAGCTGCCCGAGGGCATAAAGCTGAAGGCATGGCACAACATGGGCAAGACCATGCTCCCCTCCCCCGAAGAACAGAGCATAGCACCAAATGAACTGCTGACAAACAAGTTCTTTGTACATGACAGACGCTGCACCATGATATGCCTGCCGCTGTTTACCAATGAAGAACATTTCGGTATGCTGATATGTGAAATGGAGCATGAATATTTCAGCTTTCTGCCGTCGATAACAGTACAGCTTTGTGCGGCGCTTAAAATGCTGATTGTCATGAAAAACCAGAAGATAATCGAAAAGCAGCTGAACCAGAGCCTTATCGAGATACGCGAGAACAATCAGCTGCTGGATGAACTTTCAAAGCAGGACTCACTTACAGGCACACTCAACAGACGCGGTTTCTTCGAGGCTGCAAGAAAGCTGATACGAGCAGATGAGAATGACGGACGCAGCGCCATGATGATATTTGCCGACCTTGACAGCCTGAAGACCATAAACGACCGTTTCGGCCATGAGGAAGGTGACTTCGCGATACGAGGCATCGCAGGGATTCTGTCAAGAGCTTTCAGGGGCGGAGAGGTTATAGGCAGGATAGGCGGAGATGAATTTGTAGTATGTGTACTTTCAGACGACAACTTGACAGCCTCTGCCATAAGAAAACGTATAGATGAGAACTCTGCACACTTTAATGATAATGAGGGAAAGGACAAGGAATTCTATGTTCACGCCAGCGTTGGCGTATTCCCTTTCAAATGCTCAGCAAATGCCGAGATAGGCGAACTGCTGAGCCATGCGGATGCACTGCTGTATTCGCAGAAGAAAAACAAGCTCTCTGTATTGAAATCGGAGAGAGCAAAGCAAATCAAGGAATGATATCGAGGTTAGACAATGGGAAAGATCTGTAAGTCATGCGGAAATTATTACAGCGGAGAATATTGCGACAATTGCGGCTACGGTAAGCCGACAGGAGTATCGGAATCGGTAAAGAAGTACAGAAAAGCCGCAAGGAACAAGCCTTTGCGTATGCAGACCGAGGAGGACAAAAAGCTGTATGCAAAGTGGGCTAAGGAGGAAAAGCAGGAACATACCGAAAAAAGGAACGACCCGAAAGCGAAGATGCATTTTCTGCTGGTAGTCATCATCGCCGCTGCAATAGTGATAGGGTACGCGCTTTACAAAAGCGGTGCTTTATTCTCAAATACCCGTGAGGAAGTTATCGAACAGTATTTTTCTTCCATATCCCAAGGAGATTTTGACAAGTTCGTAAAGTGCTTCCCGAAAGAGATCAAGCGTGAATACGAAGATGACAGACAGGCTTCGGGTCTTGGCAAGGAAGAGTACATGAAAGCCCTGTATCAGGAATTTACCGATACCTACGGCGAGGGATACAGTATAATAGTAAAGTTCGGCAATACGACCGAGCTTTCGGCTGAGGACTACGATATGTCTGCCTACAAGGATCAGCATGGTTCTGCACCAAAACTCAGTGAGGTCTGCGAGGTAGTGACCACCGTGGAATTCCGCGGTGCTAAAGGCAGCCATACATCAAGGCTGTATATCTACGTTGGAAGATCAGGCGGATACTGGCGCATATTCGGTATGGATGAGGATATGGGCAGCATCAACGCTGACGGTACCCCCAATGAGGGTGATGTACCGCCCATAGAGGATGGATCAGATCCCGAGAGATAAAGTATAAAAGCACCCCGTTCAACGTGTGAACAGGGTGCTTTGTTATGTGCATCATATTCTGTGGCGTCTTCGGCTGACCTTGTAGCGGTACATATTCTCATCCGCGATAGTCAGCAGTTTTTCAACATCGGTATCATCCTCGTCACTTAGTGCACAGCCAATGCTGGCGGTAACTGTGTAAGGCTTATCATCCCCTGCTGTCAGCTTGCTGAGATTGTCACAGAAATCATTGACATACTTATCATTGTCAAATTTATCCTTCTCTCTCAGACCAAGGATGTAGAATTCATCGCCGCCTGCACGACAGCAGATATCTCCGTCGTTTGCAATCGACCTTACGGCATCTGCAACTCGGATTATACCGTGGTCACCCTCTGAATGACCAAATGTATCATTTATGTATTTCAGACCGTCCATATCTACAACGGCTGCAAACAAACGATCATGCGGTTTTGCCCTCTTAAACAGCTTTTCTATCTTCTGGAACATACCGCGCCTGTTAAGCAGTCCGGTCATCTTGTCATTTATGGAAAGCTCAAGGAATCGGTTCCTGGTACGTACCATTTCAAGGGCGTTGTTGACAAATCTCAGCCAGTTGCGGTATACCATATTGTATTTTGGGGCATCGCTCAACTTACGCTGCAATACACCATATCCAAGTGTATTATTCGCAAAATGCACAGCAGAAAAATAGTATATGGAAGGTGGCTCATTTTTTATAAACTGCTGCGGCAGCATCTCCGAGGTATCGAAAGTTATCCTCTTTTTTAGCTCCTGCAGATCGTCAAGTCTATCCTTGGATCTGAACATAACAAGATCCATCTTTTCGGGATAACCCTCTTTTATATCCCGTGAATCATCGAGCCAGTCCTGTCTCAGACAAAGAAAGAAATTTCTCATCGGAGATACAATATAAGCCGAATTATAGATATTCTGTATGCATTCCTCAGGATCACGTGAAGCTGTAAGCTGTTCGGGTATATGGTTCTCCATAAGCAGTCCTATGTCGATATTATCCTCATATACATTCTTAGTATAGTTCCTCATCAAAAAATAGATAGATGTTCTTACTGCATCAAGAGTATTCCTTGCATCAAAAGTACATCCACAGCTCATACCTGTATGCAGTGCCGAAGCTACATCGACCTCGTATGGACTGATCTCTGCTCCGGGTTCGATACGGCGGCGTAAGATATCCACTGCATCTGCTGCACATTTGGCATAGTTTGACTCTATGGAGGTGAGTGTTATATCTGAAAGAAAAGCATCAATTGTAGCCTCAAATCCGAGGACTATCATATCCTCGGGAATATGTCCGCCAAGATGTGTGTATTCTTCTATAAAACCAAGAGCCATGTGGTCGCTGGAGGCTATGAGAGCATCCGGTTTTGATACCTTTCCGGATACTATATCCTGTGCAAGCTGTACACCGCTGTTGTACCAGAAATCACCATAGATTATATGATCCTCAGACACCTCAAGACCATGCTTGTGTATCTCGTCCAGCATTGAGGCAAGACGGTCTTCAGCCTCATAATTGTCCTTGAAACCTGTTAGCAGACAAATATCCTTGCAGCCGTGAACTTCGATAGCATGACGGCAAAGTTCACGCATAAGCTGGTCATTGGAATTCTCGGACACTATAAGATCTTTAAAAGGCTTTCCTATGCTGATACAGGGTACCGATGTTTTTTTGATTAAATCATTATAGATCTTATTGATAATATCCGTATTATTATTATAAGTCATACCTATGACATCAACAATGATGCCGTCGAACTTACTGTAATTTGGAAGATTATAAATGTTATTCTCACCGTCGAGATATTCTTTCAGATAGAAATCAAACGCCACCATTGATGAGACGACCACAAGATCATAGCCATATTTTTCACACTGAGCCGCTGCACCGATACTTACTCTTTTCGGATGAGCAGTTTCGAGCATACAAGTCAGCAGGCAGATAGTTTTACGTTCATTCACAGTGCACACCTCCAGACACTGACATATTTTATTAATTGATTATAACACACTTTCAATAAAAAATCAACCACTTTTAACCATTTTTTATGATAATTATTTAGAATTTTTGTATTACTACCACAGATACAGCAAAAAGGGCGTGTAGCATACGCGCTCACGCCCTTTTTATCATTATCGTCAGATCATTTACGATCTTTTATAATATTTTTGCTGCTGAAATAAGTCACGAGGAAGTATCCGCCGTATATCGCTGCAAGTATAAGTGAGGTCACAGTTATGGAACGTCCCATATCCTCAGTGCCGAATACCTCCAGAGTCTTTACTGCAAAGTTCATGCCGAATACCGAGTGCAGCACTGCAAGTATCAGGGGTATAAGGAAGAATATGCCTGTCTGTCTGAACAGTGATCTGTTGAGATCCTTTTCGTCTGCGCCTATCTTTCTGAGCATCTCATATCTGCCTACACTGTCAGCACTCTCAGAAAGCTCTTTCAGCGCAAGTATCGCTCCGCTTGCTATCAGGAATACAAGTCCTACATAAAGTCCTACGAATGTAGCTATAGCACCTAAGCCTGCCGAATTTCTGTTAACTTCCTGGCGCGATGTGAACATGCAGGCGCCGAAATTTTGGTTTTTCATCAGTTCGTTGATTTTGTTATTTACGGTCTTTTCAGCTGTGTCTTTGTCATCGGAAAGATAGTTGCCTATAAAGTATTCCATTTCCAGCGGACTCGATCCCGTTATAACATCGTCGGGTACTATTACAATACCCGTGTTTGTCCTTGCAACGTCTAAAGTGATGAATCCATCAACTGTATCATCGTACTGCGATCTCAGTGTTCTTCCGAATACACTTATCTCATCACCCTTGTCAAGGGTGCGGTCACGCAGTTCTTTAGTAGACTTGAAATTGCAGGTAACTATAAAGCTGTCTTTTTCAAGTTCAAGTTCATCTCTGCCGTAAAGTCTCATGAGAGCGTTGTAATCACTGACTTTTACTATTTTCTCGGGTTGATCGAACATTATCATACTATTATTTTTCTTGATCTCCTCAGCATCTTCACCCAGCATTTTTTCAAATGTCAGACTTTCATCCATATAGGTGTAAAAGTGAGCGTATTCACTGAAATCTTCAGTAATATCAATACCCTCCTCCTCAACGATCTTCATAACGTCATGTTCCGGATAATGACCGTTTAAATAGAACTGAAGGTCGTAATCCGCAGGGCAGAGTTCCTTGATATTTTTGTTCAGCGAATTGCGTATGCAAAAGGCTGCCGCAAGCATACAGATAGTTACGAAAAGCATAAGGCATATCATCGTCATGGACATTACCATAGTGTTAACCTTGCTGCTGATCTGACGGAAGGTGAAACTGTTAAGGCTGCGGAAGTACATACCCTTCATGGACATCACTGTACGCAGCAGCATACCCGATACCGACCAGAATATAAAGAAAGTTGAAACAGCACCTGTTATGATGCTTCCGATGATTTTTGCTCTGCTGAGATCCTGATAGCCTGCAGTTACTGTGTAATAAGCTGCACCCAGAGCTATGGCGGATATGATGAATATAACCACGCATACAATGGGATTTTTCAGCTTTATCTGCTCGGAGCGTTTGCCCGACTGCATAAGATCGATGAGCTTCATCTTTGTGATGACTATGCTGTTGAATACCATAACAACAAAGTACATCACACCAAAGTAGAGGATCGTCTTTGTTATCGCCTCGGCCGATACCGTGAACTTGTATGCGGTCATATCAGCTTCAAAAAGGTTTGCAACCAAAGCGCTCATCAGCTGAGAAAGTCCTATGCCCACCAGCAGACCCGCTGCCAGTGAACCCAGACCGATGATACCTGTCTCTACAAGCAGCAGCCTTGATATGCTGCCCTTGCCCATGCCGAGGGTCATATACAGAGCGAACTCCTTATGCCTGCGCTTCATTAAGAAACGGCTGGCATACACTATCAG
Encoded proteins:
- a CDS encoding EAL domain-containing protein, which gives rise to MNEKRSVQLHRMLGSLWSELMHCTDSVGAFVLWNNSREYYIDDNALGLLGMDREDLTCEGLRNVLLCALEAEASSSPAKVITVDVDEEECCMAGFVIKRDTTVPIDMGEIYPLLNQNQLAEKMSEAGSDAFLMLIQLEHIESGRDERSFIRSALEKIGMTSPEGTVLAYHSGLKFWVFVKSGITAPQEFAEDLQKVVKNTAVTDEFGVVISKGHSMTFTGGYVTFSSRKTAAVKEFHYASFALYEAVSEGTGTISSFSSAVYELQKNDYRRVQYFFRVLDENSFMYHFQPIVSAKDGSIIAYEALMRTDRKFGLSPLQIIDMAAKYDRLYDIEHATMFNVLYQLSRNQNFFKKRKLFINAIPSSYLTDEDWSALMTVYGELMEKVVIELTEQTDTSDDKLEYLMNRLKQHKVEMAIDDYGTGYSNTSRLIRYAPQYIKLDHSLISGIDTNPKLKNIVSQLIDMMHSNGFLVLAEGVETSAEMRTLSAIHADLFQGFYISRPKPFFINEISERIRSEIIRYHLEVQGSADKIYHAAQDEPEVIRLADLIRDKYTGIYISGRDVEIIGAADMPAAVMPLMIKEGAVCSVHLRDVSIEAAGGRAAVTLGSGSKVTLKVSGTNRLTKGGILVPEKAELTLEGTGRLTIIPESISCFGIGNEYDLTYGKITSLLSDELTITACGDNCVGIGGGKCSSPDGISIKAGAVEISCSGANSIGIGSSLESSNITIRECFISIGAATANFTGVGALQGDTSVMIKNVKLVIAASGNSMCAVGSKDGGKAHIDISDCELFSNIKGREIVNIGSHKSECDCSIQRSSINLNCEGSRVSGIGDSEGSGSVTIRKAEINIGFLSADSFDIGCRDGILDIEDCTRNVNINK
- a CDS encoding GGDEF domain-containing protein, with amino-acid sequence MNERKTICLLTCMLETAHPKRVSIGAAAQCEKYGYDLVVVSSMVAFDFYLKEYLDGENNIYNLPNYSKFDGIIVDVIGMTYNNNTDIINKIYNDLIKKTSVPCISIGKPFKDLIVSENSNDQLMRELCRHAIEVHGCKDICLLTGFKDNYEAEDRLASMLDEIHKHGLEVSEDHIIYGDFWYNSGVQLAQDIVSGKVSKPDALIASSDHMALGFIEEYTHLGGHIPEDMIVLGFEATIDAFLSDITLTSIESNYAKCAADAVDILRRRIEPGAEISPYEVDVASALHTGMSCGCTFDARNTLDAVRTSIYFLMRNYTKNVYEDNIDIGLLMENHIPEQLTASRDPEECIQNIYNSAYIVSPMRNFFLCLRQDWLDDSRDIKEGYPEKMDLVMFRSKDRLDDLQELKKRITFDTSEMLPQQFIKNEPPSIYYFSAVHFANNTLGYGVLQRKLSDAPKYNMVYRNWLRFVNNALEMVRTRNRFLELSINDKMTGLLNRRGMFQKIEKLFKRAKPHDRLFAAVVDMDGLKYINDTFGHSEGDHGIIRVADAVRSIANDGDICCRAGGDEFYILGLREKDKFDNDKYVNDFCDNLSKLTAGDDKPYTVTASIGCALSDEDDTDVEKLLTIADENMYRYKVSRRRHRI
- a CDS encoding ABC transporter permease, whose translation is MLFKLSVSNIRRSLRDYAIYFFTLMIGVSVFYVFNAIGGQAAMMKLDESSYEIIDMLSTVLSGISIFVAGVLGLLIVYASRFLMKRRHKEFALYMTLGMGKGSISRLLLVETGIIGLGSLAAGLLVGIGLSQLMSALVANLFEADMTAYKFTVSAEAITKTILYFGVMYFVVMVFNSIVITKMKLIDLMQSGKRSEQIKLKNPIVCVVIFIISAIALGAAYYTVTAGYQDLSRAKIIGSIITGAVSTFFIFWSVSGMLLRTVMSMKGMYFRSLNSFTFRQISSKVNTMVMSMTMICLMLFVTICMLAAAFCIRNSLNKNIKELCPADYDLQFYLNGHYPEHDVMKIVEEEGIDITEDFSEYAHFYTYMDESLTFEKMLGEDAEEIKKNNSMIMFDQPEKIVKVSDYNALMRLYGRDELELEKDSFIVTCNFKSTKELRDRTLDKGDEISVFGRTLRSQYDDTVDGFITLDVARTNTGIVIVPDDVITGSSPLEMEYFIGNYLSDDKDTAEKTVNNKINELMKNQNFGACMFTSRQEVNRNSAGLGAIATFVGLYVGLVFLIASGAILALKELSESADSVGRYEMLRKIGADEKDLNRSLFRQTGIFFLIPLILAVLHSVFGMNFAVKTLEVFGTEDMGRSITVTSLILAAIYGGYFLVTYFSSKNIIKDRK
- a CDS encoding diguanylate cyclase is translated as MDGATGGRRRLRVGLLISNPEDDFDSAVCEGAMIAAKQYDVDLFILPGRYIDAQYADRIRTAYEYQYNTVFELANEERFDALLVLIGTIGSHLDKKRRDEFLRGFKGIPIITLTSQIEGYPCITVDNRTGLKQVIKHLIECHSCFRIGFVSGPMTSDDAVERFEVYKSVLAEYNIEYDENRVAYGNFSKYVTDEVGELLDRCPDLEAIVFSNDHMAIGGYEAMEKRGIRPGRDILVTGFDDDPAATDLSPHLTTVAMDSTELGFNALIEAVNYINDGTIQQEILSSKMIIRNSCGCTDAISAELNGLQNDAKKISAHAEDICKTVFNRYRLSDKSKAYREEFALIVRDLCLCGEKIKTDSDYDPYEIFDRLEAMITDEFFEFTDLETLYSVVEYLHVSLACDLSTKNEQLRLNSIIVRIYKLISERDVRVSEAKIRDNIYMTWLTNSITRDMLVFDAYDDEAYRSVVDKLRKLHVTSSYLYVYDKIVEHRKDQNWKLPEGIKLKAWHNMGKTMLPSPEEQSIAPNELLTNKFFVHDRRCTMICLPLFTNEEHFGMLICEMEHEYFSFLPSITVQLCAALKMLIVMKNQKIIEKQLNQSLIEIRENNQLLDELSKQDSLTGTLNRRGFFEAARKLIRADENDGRSAMMIFADLDSLKTINDRFGHEEGDFAIRGIAGILSRAFRGGEVIGRIGGDEFVVCVLSDDNLTASAIRKRIDENSAHFNDNEGKDKEFYVHASVGVFPFKCSANAEIGELLSHADALLYSQKKNKLSVLKSERAKQIKE